The following are encoded together in the Gasterosteus aculeatus chromosome 7, fGasAcu3.hap1.1, whole genome shotgun sequence genome:
- the nufip2 gene encoding FMR1-interacting protein NUFIP2 isoform X1 yields MEEQPRDRAQDRQHHHHGGDRHSIQHTTCLKHDQSHFQRQHQETQTKKTGWAIRKSIKKVNVREEEWEKNPRLSDTVGLSHGPSSHCNRHTSHANVKQKSTPKPYATVSKVSSKGLDLKKNMDLRNDKEKVLELNHHEGQPTNKNDPVSLQNGVVNCGLITNGYYSKDNDGSGSEGGYTTPKKRKARCNNAKNTDNVLKDKEKDMQQGSSTQEHEAFHLEATDKGVTSRLDGFRAGHKAEAHSAARRAVVSEASSGEAQRKNSEGKILGNFGKKTEERHKAKPSSPSKEDSWTLFKPLAVFPVDNSSAKIVPKISYASKVKENLNKVAQGGGEALPPPVRLSQVPMSAMKTITSASFTNGPVSGNGNCCPSVGTFFAPAAGSIPPAPYFPSGENVACPLESNCSSTTSPVDGEAYELRKTLLIYPLNMQPVLPSARHLDPPAAQTNQKALGDIFQNQWGLSFINEPNLGPEGSGGKVPAEDKTAVVPPPGKCEAAAAAALPCFDGPSFFELGTLAQDPKRRTCAPCSVPKAFSPARGMSEEENKLQPCGQDKTKVEAKGAGFAVLPPSKDNGAKPAPGQLTTVLFGSSKHLAHSKDIGRRCSWASFDIKAAVTYHTKEMEFIFNLQKQDPKRVVFYDETKDGPDQ; encoded by the exons ATGGAGGAACAGCCCAGAGATCGGGCACAAGACAGGCAACATCACCACCACGGAGGGGACAGACACTCTATTCAACATACAACTTGTCTAAAACATGATCAGAGCCACTTCCAGCGCCAGCATCAGGAAACGCAGACGAAGAAAACAGGTTGGGCCATCCGGAAAA GCATTAAAAAAGTGAACGTCCGTGAGGAGGAGTGGGAAAAGAATCCGCGTCTCTCTGACACTGTTGGTCTGTCTCATGGCCCCAGCAGCCACTGTAACCGACACACAAGTCAtgcaaatgtgaagcagaaatcGACGCCAAAGCCTTACGCGACTGTTTCAAAAGTGAGCAGCAAAGGATTGGACCTTAAGAAGAATATGGACCTTAGAAATGACAAggaaaaggttttggagttGAATCATCATGAGGGCCAACCTACGAATAAGAACGACCCAGTGTCGCTTCAAAATGGCGTCGTAAATTGTGGCTTGATTACAAATGGCTACTACAGCAAGGACAATGATGGCAGCGGCTCCGAAGGTGGATATACTACTCCGAAAAAGCGTAAAGCCAGATGTAACAACGCAAAGAACACTGATAATGTGCTAAAAGACAAGGAGAAAGACATGCAGCAGGGAAGCAGTACTCAAGAACATGAGGCTTTTCATCTTGAGGCGACTGACAAGGGAGTGACTTCTAGACTCGACGGCTTTAGAGCCGGCCATAAAGCAGAAGCTCACTCGGCAGCCAGACGGGCTGTTGTGTCAGAGGCGTCATCGGGTGAAGCTCAGAGGAAGAACTCTGAGGGCAAAATACTTGGCAACTTTGGTAAAAAGACTGAAGAAAGGCACAAAGCCAAGCCGTCCTCCCCTTCAAAAGAGGACTCGTGGACTTTGTTCAAGCCCCTGGCAGTATTTCCTGTGGACAATAGCAGTGCAAAAATTGTTCCTAAGATCAGTTATGCAAGTAAAGTAAAAGAGAACCTCAACAAAGTAGCTCAAGGCGGAGGAGAGGCACTGCCTCCTCCGGTCAGACTGTCACAGGTCCCCATGTCTGCTATGAAAACCATCACCTCAGCTAGCTTTACTAATGGCCCGGTTTCTGGAAACGGTAACTGCTGCCCTTCCGTGGGTACCTTCTTTGCTCCTGCTGCTGGTAGTATCCCACCAGCCCCCTATTTCCCAAGTGGCGAGAATGTAGCATGTCCTTTGGAAAGTAACTGTAGCTCTACAACCAGTCCTGTAGATGGAGAAGCATACGAGCTTAGAAAAACCCTTTTAATCTACCCTTTAAATATGCAACCTGTGCTCCCTAGTGCTCGTCACCTCGACCCGCCGGCTGCTCAGACAAATCAGAAAGCCTTGGGAGACATCTTCCAGAATCAGTGGGGGCTTTCCTTCATAAATGAGCCCAATTTGGGGCCAGAAGGATCAGGTGGAAAGGTGCCCGCAGAGGACAAGACTGCTGTGGTCCCACCGCCGGGCAAgtgtgaggctgctgctgctgctgccctgcCCTGCTTCGATGGCCCATCATTCTTTGAGCTCGGCACTTTAGCTCAAGACCCCAAGAGAAGGACTTGTGCCCCCTGCAGTGTGCCTAAGGCCTTTTCTCCTGCCCGTGGGatgagtgaggaggagaacaagcTGCAGCCATGTGGCCAGGACAAGACTAAAGTGGAGGCCAAGGGTGCAGGTTTTGCTGTGTTGCCTCCCAGTAAAGACAATGGTGCTAAGCCTGCTCCGGGCCAGCTGACCACTGTGTTGTTTGGCTCATCTAAGCACCTGGCTCACTCTAAAGACATTGGCAGAAGGTGTAGCTGGGCGTCCTTTGATATTAAAGCTGCTGTCACTTATCACACTAAAG AAATGGAATTCATTTTCAACTTGCAAAAACAAG ATCCAAAAAGAGTAGTGTTTTATGATGAGACCAAGGATGGACCTGATCAGTGA
- the tmem88a gene encoding transmembrane protein 88a, which produces MSLSRNGTLEKTVSEQALSEGRSPSRVGSGVVVPPPYSLGGSEDADAPLELRGSLDCWACSVLVTAQNLIIALINGGLASIIFGTILTPALAMIIFGFLCHSTVQPHGTSLYCSDVLDDAGCVALLVVGFLLLTPLLVLALAAYCRLARHLQLGMCFIPYSRAVYKNLPASRHRRADAGGCCGQQGTSERKGKGSVWV; this is translated from the exons ATGAGTCTTTCACGGAACGGAACGCTGGAGAAGACGGTATCTGAGCAGGCCCTTTCTGAGGGGCGCTCCCCCTCCAGGGTGGGGTCAGGAGTCGTGGTGCCACCTCCGTACTCTCTGGGCGGCAGCGAAGACGCTGACGCCCCTTTAGAGTTAAGGGGCTCTCTGGACTGCTGGGCGTGCTCtgtgctggtcactgcacagaatctAATCATTGCACTGATCAATGGCGGGCTGGCCAGCATCATTTTTGGCACCATCCTCACCCCCGCCCTTGCCATGATCATTTTTGGCTTCCTCTGCCACTCTACG GTGCAGCCCCACGGCACATCTCTGTACTGCTCAGACGTGCTGGATGACGCCGGCTGCGTGGCTCTGCTGGTTGTGGGATTTCTGCTGCTCACCCCTCTGCTGGTCCTGGCCCTCGCTGCCTACTGTCGCCTGGCGCGCCACCTTCAGCTCGGAATGTGCTTCATTCCCTACAGCCGGGCGGTCTACAAGAACCTTCCTGCCTCACGCCACCGAAGGGCTGATGCAGGAGGCTGCTGTGGCCAGCAGGGCACTtcagagaggaaggggaagggTAGCGTGTGGGTttag
- the pcolcea gene encoding procollagen C-endopeptidase enhancer a — protein sequence MMHADCIWGFSLFLSLTLGWTKAQETNYSRPVFRCGGDLVTDSGFVGSEGFPRFYKPNSKCTWRITVPEGNVVMLSFRAFDLETDPRCRYDYLDVYNGQSNQMQKLNRLCGTRRPGSLISTTNTITLEMVSDEATQGKGFLAYFSGAKPYVDDQQFCGSKMTKAQGEIKTPNWPDNKYPASTSCSWLVIVDPGMVIQVKFDKFVLETDTYCRFDYVAFFNGGGDDTSLIGKYCGDQAPQPITSSGNVLIVQFVSDSSVTSDGFLAHYTSVPGAPQILTFNSAAGTGSIPSKPAALPAATIKPPAPTAKYVPPEPTMKPKPVKPTRGRGQGTTGQDRRPPVTTPNGKKPVPQNPVCAKACKRDGKIQSSFCASGFVITGKVTSLARQQGTFRIGITLIRVYKAGGLTMTPVGETVSVKLVSQCRNCPFLSKGADYIIMGQVDEEGRGTLKPGAFTAPYKAQHERLLMNVSQQPC from the exons GCCTGTGTTCCGCTGTGGAGGTGATCTGGTTACAGACTCTGGCTTCGTTGGCAGTGAGGGCTTCCCAAGATTCTACAAACCCAACAGCAAATGTACCTGGCGTATCACC GTCCCGGAGGGAAACGTGGTCATGCTCTCTTTCCGCGCTTTTGACCTGGAGACTGACCCCCGATGCCGGTACGACTATCTGGACGTCTACAACGGTCAATCCAACCAGATGCAAAAACTAAATCGCCTCTGTGGAACTCGTCGGCCCGGTTCTCTCATTTCTACCACAAACACCATTACGCTGGAGATGGTGTCAGATGAAGCGACGCAGGGCAAAGGGTTTTTGGCGTATTTCAGTGGAGCCAAACCGTATGTCGATG ACCAGCAGTTCTGTGGGTCAAAGATGACAAAAGCTCAGGGTGAGATCAAGACGCCCAACTGGCCTGACAACAAATACCCTGCATCGACCAGCTGCTCCTGGCTCGTCATTGTGGACCCTGGAATG GTAATTCAGGTGAAGTTCGACAAGTTTGTCTTGGAGACTGACACGTATTGTCGGTTCGACTATGTTGCATTCTTTAACGGTGGAGGAGATGATACAAGCCTAATCGGGAAATACTGTGGCGATCAGGCCCCACA GCCGATCACCAGCAGTGGCAACGTGCTGATCGTCCAGTTTGTGTCCGACTCAAGTGTGACGTCCGATGGATTCCTCGCCCACTATACCAGCGTGCCAGGTGCTCCTCAGATACTGACATTCAACTCAGCAGCCGGTACAGGGTCCATCCCCTCAAAACCTGCAGCCCTACCTGCCGCCACCATAAAGCCACCGGCCCCCACTGCCAAATATGTGCCACCTGAGCCCACCATGAAACCAAAACCTGTCAAACCCACGAGAGGCCGTGGACAGGGCACCACAGGCCAGGACAGGAGGCCACCTGTCACTACGCCAAATGGGAAGAAGCCTG tcCCTCAAAACCCCGTTTGTGCCAAAGCATGTAAAAGAGATGGAAAAATCCAGTCCAGTTTCTGTGCCAGTGGATTTG TGATCACTGGTAAGGTGACCTCTCTTGCCCGCCAACAAGGTACTTTTCGTATCGGCATCACCCTCATTAGGGTCTACAAAGCAGGAGGACTAACAATGACCCCGGTCGGAGAGACTGTGTCTGTTAAGCTCGTGTCACAGTGCAGGAACTGCCCGTTTCTCAGCAAAG GTGCCGATTACATTATCATGGGACAGGTGGATGAAGAAGGACGTGGCACCCTGAAACCTGGTGCATTCACAGCTCCATATAAAGCCCAACATGAAAGATTATTAATGAATGTCAGCCAACAACCCTGTTAA
- the nufip2 gene encoding FMR1-interacting protein NUFIP2 isoform X2, translating to MEEQPRDRAQDRQHHHHGGDRHSIQHTTCLKHDQSHFQRQHQETQTKKTGIKKVNVREEEWEKNPRLSDTVGLSHGPSSHCNRHTSHANVKQKSTPKPYATVSKVSSKGLDLKKNMDLRNDKEKVLELNHHEGQPTNKNDPVSLQNGVVNCGLITNGYYSKDNDGSGSEGGYTTPKKRKARCNNAKNTDNVLKDKEKDMQQGSSTQEHEAFHLEATDKGVTSRLDGFRAGHKAEAHSAARRAVVSEASSGEAQRKNSEGKILGNFGKKTEERHKAKPSSPSKEDSWTLFKPLAVFPVDNSSAKIVPKISYASKVKENLNKVAQGGGEALPPPVRLSQVPMSAMKTITSASFTNGPVSGNGNCCPSVGTFFAPAAGSIPPAPYFPSGENVACPLESNCSSTTSPVDGEAYELRKTLLIYPLNMQPVLPSARHLDPPAAQTNQKALGDIFQNQWGLSFINEPNLGPEGSGGKVPAEDKTAVVPPPGKCEAAAAAALPCFDGPSFFELGTLAQDPKRRTCAPCSVPKAFSPARGMSEEENKLQPCGQDKTKVEAKGAGFAVLPPSKDNGAKPAPGQLTTVLFGSSKHLAHSKDIGRRCSWASFDIKAAVTYHTKEMEFIFNLQKQDPKRVVFYDETKDGPDQ from the exons ATGGAGGAACAGCCCAGAGATCGGGCACAAGACAGGCAACATCACCACCACGGAGGGGACAGACACTCTATTCAACATACAACTTGTCTAAAACATGATCAGAGCCACTTCCAGCGCCAGCATCAGGAAACGCAGACGAAGAAAACAG GCATTAAAAAAGTGAACGTCCGTGAGGAGGAGTGGGAAAAGAATCCGCGTCTCTCTGACACTGTTGGTCTGTCTCATGGCCCCAGCAGCCACTGTAACCGACACACAAGTCAtgcaaatgtgaagcagaaatcGACGCCAAAGCCTTACGCGACTGTTTCAAAAGTGAGCAGCAAAGGATTGGACCTTAAGAAGAATATGGACCTTAGAAATGACAAggaaaaggttttggagttGAATCATCATGAGGGCCAACCTACGAATAAGAACGACCCAGTGTCGCTTCAAAATGGCGTCGTAAATTGTGGCTTGATTACAAATGGCTACTACAGCAAGGACAATGATGGCAGCGGCTCCGAAGGTGGATATACTACTCCGAAAAAGCGTAAAGCCAGATGTAACAACGCAAAGAACACTGATAATGTGCTAAAAGACAAGGAGAAAGACATGCAGCAGGGAAGCAGTACTCAAGAACATGAGGCTTTTCATCTTGAGGCGACTGACAAGGGAGTGACTTCTAGACTCGACGGCTTTAGAGCCGGCCATAAAGCAGAAGCTCACTCGGCAGCCAGACGGGCTGTTGTGTCAGAGGCGTCATCGGGTGAAGCTCAGAGGAAGAACTCTGAGGGCAAAATACTTGGCAACTTTGGTAAAAAGACTGAAGAAAGGCACAAAGCCAAGCCGTCCTCCCCTTCAAAAGAGGACTCGTGGACTTTGTTCAAGCCCCTGGCAGTATTTCCTGTGGACAATAGCAGTGCAAAAATTGTTCCTAAGATCAGTTATGCAAGTAAAGTAAAAGAGAACCTCAACAAAGTAGCTCAAGGCGGAGGAGAGGCACTGCCTCCTCCGGTCAGACTGTCACAGGTCCCCATGTCTGCTATGAAAACCATCACCTCAGCTAGCTTTACTAATGGCCCGGTTTCTGGAAACGGTAACTGCTGCCCTTCCGTGGGTACCTTCTTTGCTCCTGCTGCTGGTAGTATCCCACCAGCCCCCTATTTCCCAAGTGGCGAGAATGTAGCATGTCCTTTGGAAAGTAACTGTAGCTCTACAACCAGTCCTGTAGATGGAGAAGCATACGAGCTTAGAAAAACCCTTTTAATCTACCCTTTAAATATGCAACCTGTGCTCCCTAGTGCTCGTCACCTCGACCCGCCGGCTGCTCAGACAAATCAGAAAGCCTTGGGAGACATCTTCCAGAATCAGTGGGGGCTTTCCTTCATAAATGAGCCCAATTTGGGGCCAGAAGGATCAGGTGGAAAGGTGCCCGCAGAGGACAAGACTGCTGTGGTCCCACCGCCGGGCAAgtgtgaggctgctgctgctgctgccctgcCCTGCTTCGATGGCCCATCATTCTTTGAGCTCGGCACTTTAGCTCAAGACCCCAAGAGAAGGACTTGTGCCCCCTGCAGTGTGCCTAAGGCCTTTTCTCCTGCCCGTGGGatgagtgaggaggagaacaagcTGCAGCCATGTGGCCAGGACAAGACTAAAGTGGAGGCCAAGGGTGCAGGTTTTGCTGTGTTGCCTCCCAGTAAAGACAATGGTGCTAAGCCTGCTCCGGGCCAGCTGACCACTGTGTTGTTTGGCTCATCTAAGCACCTGGCTCACTCTAAAGACATTGGCAGAAGGTGTAGCTGGGCGTCCTTTGATATTAAAGCTGCTGTCACTTATCACACTAAAG AAATGGAATTCATTTTCAACTTGCAAAAACAAG ATCCAAAAAGAGTAGTGTTTTATGATGAGACCAAGGATGGACCTGATCAGTGA
- the LOC144410423 gene encoding uncharacterized protein LOC144410423 yields MDLDRDQLPMERALGMQWCVQGDTFSFRTAVQERPHTRRGILSVVSSLYDPLGFLSPFIIPAKLLLQELCRMNFKWDEPVPCDVSEHWSEWLSELQHMSGFKVERCIKPKNFGTQLKAELHHFSDASQIGYGTVSYLRLESTDNVHVSFITGKARVAPLKQLTIPRLELAAAVLAVRVNTMLLKELQLPLQRSFFWTDSTTVLKYIFNETKRFHTYVANRVSTIRESTDKDQWRYVNTKDNPADEASRGLRAQEFGKGKWLKGPDFLHLPPTRWPKLDLDASSIPSDDAEVKRELKVNAVTIHSDDPLSQLIHYFSSWRKLKTSVAWLLELKERLLLLSRKRKEYVVNQNENVEKEIKKFKAALGKSNLTPERLEEAEKAIIQFAQNQRFSTEISSLKHDPKTVFKDSPLYRLDPFIEDGILRVGGRLFKSVLPWEVKHPVILSKDLHVSQLILRYIHCQLGHAGRNYMLHRLRQKYWIINANSAARKILSQCTVCRRYRGKLGEQKMSDLPEERVVPDNAPFTNAGVDYFGPLEVRRGRTVLKRYGVIFTCMSSRAVHLEVAHSLDTDSCINAVRRFICRRGPVTSIRSDNGTNFVGAKKELRQALAALNHSKIERTFVQEGMTWSFNTPAASHQGGVWERLIRSVRSVLTSVIGHQLLDEEGLQTLFCEVEAILNDRPITKASEDPNDLEALTPNHILLLKGKPILPLGLFEKSDLYIKRRWRQVQYVAELFWKRWTAEYLLVMQERQKWTKQKRNFIPGDIVVIADATAPRGSWMMGRVLSAIADSRGLVRSVKVQTKISVLDRPITKLCLLLEANN; encoded by the coding sequence ATGGATTTGGACAGGGATCAACTCCCTATGGAAAGAGCTCTGGGGATGCAATGGTGTGTTCAAGGAGATACGTTCAGCTTCaggactgcagtgcaggaacGTCCACACACTAGGAGGGGCATCCTTTCTGTGGTGAGCTCTCTTTACGACCCGCTgggttttttgtctcctttcataatCCCTGCCAAGTTACTGTTACAGGAGCTGTGCAGAATGAACTTCAAATGGGATGAGCCAGTTCCCTGTGATGTCTCTGAACATTGGTCTGAGTGGCTCTCTGAACTTCAACATATGAGTGGATTTAAAGTGGAACGGTGCATTAAACCCAAAAACTTTGGAACACAATTGAAAGCAGaactgcatcatttttcagatgCTAGTCAAATAGGATATGGCACTGTTTCATACTTGAGATTGGAGAGCActgacaatgtgcatgtttcatttatcacagGCAAAGCTCGTGTCGCTCCTCTAAAGCAACTAACCATTCCACGCCTTGagcttgctgcagctgtgcttgctgttcgagtgaacacaatgctgttgAAAGAGCTACAGTTGCCATTGCAAAGGTCATTCTTTTGGACCGATAGCACTACTGTTCTCAAGTacatctttaatgaaacaaagcgcTTTCACACATATGTTGCCAATCGTGTCAGCACCATAAGAGAATCCACAGACAAAGATCAgtggaggtatgtaaacaccaaagacaatcctgcagatgaagcttctcgaggactaagagctcaggagtttggaaaaggaaaatggctaAAAGGACCGGACTTTTTGCACTTGCCCCCCACCAGATGGCCGAAACTCGACTTGGACGCCTCTTCCATTCCATCGGATgatgcagaggtgaaaagggaacttaAGGTGAATGCTGTTACAATACACAGTGACGATCCCCTCAGTCAGCTCATTCACTATTTTTCATCctggagaaagcttaaaacatcagtggcctggctgttggagcttaaagaaagacttttacttttgagccgaaagagaaaagaatatgtggtcaaccagaatgagaatgtggaaaaggagattaaaaaattCAAAGCCGCACTTGGAAAATCCAACTTGACACCAGAGCGGTTGGAGGAAGCCGAAAAGGCAATAATTCAGTTTGCGCAAAACCAAAGATTCAGTACTGAAATTTCCTCACTAAAACATGACccaaagactgtttttaaagacaGTCCTCTGTATCGCCTCGACCCCTTCATCGAAGATGGCATCCTCAGAGTTGGTGGACGTCTGTTTAAGTCTGTTCTGCCGTGGGAGGTAAAGCATCCTGTGattctgtcaaaggatttgcATGTTTCCCAGCTCATATTGCGTTACATCCATTGCCAACTTGGACATGCTGGACGCAATTACATGCTGCACAGATTGAGACAGAAGTATTGGATCATAAATGCCAACTCTGCGGCCAGGAAGATTCTCTCACAATGTACAGTGTGCAGAAGGTACAGAGGAAAGCTTGGAGAACAGAAGATGTCCGACTTACCGGAGGAACGAGTTGTGCCTGATAACGCACCCTTTACAAATGCGGGAGTGGACTATTTTGGACCattggaggtgaggagagggagaactgtGCTGAAGCGATATGGAGTGATATTTACCTGTATGAGTAGCCGCGCAGTACACCTTGAGGTGGCACACTCCCTcgacacagactcctgcattaATGCTGTGCGAAGATTTATCTGCAGAAGGGGACCTGTGACAAGTATAAGGTCAGATAATGGCACAAATTTTGTTGGTGCGAAGAAGGAACTGAGGCAGGCATTGGCCGCTTTAAATCACTCTAAAATTGAAAGGACTTTTGTGCAGGAAGGAATGACGTGGAGTTTTAACACCCCAGCTGCATCTCACCAAGGTGGCGTTTGGGAGCGTCTGATTCGCTCTGTGCGCAGTGTACTTACCTCTGTTATTGGACATCAACTGCTGGACGAggaaggcctgcaaacgctGTTTTGCGAGGTGGAGGCGATACTCAATGACCGGCCAATAACTAAGGCTTCAGAAGATCCCAATGATTTAGAAGCgcttactccaaatcacattcTCCTGTTAAAAGGCAAGCCCATTCTGCCATTAGGTCTGTTTGAGAAATCTGATCTGTACattaagaggagatggaggcaagtGCAGTACGTTGCGGAGCTTTTCTGGAAAAGATGGACAGCGGAGTATTTGCTTGTAATGCAAGAAAGGCAAAAATGgacgaagcaaaagagaaactttATTCCAGGAGATATTGTCGTAATCGCTGATGCCACAGCTCCAAGAGGCTCATGGATGATGGGCAGAGTGCTAAGCGCCATAGCTGACTCCCGAGGACTGGTTCGCTCTGTGAAGGTCCAAACGAAGATCAGCGTCCTGGACAGACCAATAACCAAGCTCTGTCTTCTCTTGGAGGCTAATAATTGA